CCGACATCCCGGCCTGCGGGTGTGCGCCACTCATGGTGGTGGATCGGTGTGGACCAGCCTCAACCGGCTGGACCACTTCTATCGCAAACGCGAATCCGTCCGGAACAGCCTCGCTGAACCACCGATGCGGACTGCCTCTCGCCTCTTCGTGGACTGCCTCACCTTCTCGGCGAGAGCGGTGGCGGCGCACTGCGATTCTGTTGGGGCGCAAACGATGATGATTGGCACCGACGCCCCATTCGTACACGACCGCCCCGGATGGACGGTTGAGGAGGCCGGGATCAGCTCCGCCGAAGAGCGGGCAATCCGACATGAGACTGCGGAGACATTTCTGGCACTGGAGGCGGCATGACCGCAGCAAACTACCGAGTCGCGGTCTTCGACGGGCCGGGGGAGGTCGTCATGCGGACGCTGAGGCGGCCCGACATCAACGAGGACGAGGTGCTGCTGGAGACGACCGCCTGCGGCGTGTGCGGCAGTGACCTCGCCCTGTTCGCGGGGGAGAAGCGAACCGCAGTCTTCCCGCTGGTTGCGGGGCACGAAATTGTCGGCCGGGTCATCGAGATCGGTGAGGCCGCGGCGATCCGCCGTGGCCTCACCGTCGGCGACAGGGTGGTGCTGGAGGAATCCATACCGTGTGGAACGTGCGCGTCGTGTCAGGATGGTCGCCACCGGCTGTGCGGCAACGGCCGTCGGTTCGGAGGGACCGCGCTCAGTCAAGGGGGGGCCCACCTCGGCGGATACGCCGAGCTGGTTCTTGTGCCCTCGCGCGCGATGACCCATCAGGTCCCTGCCACCTTGGGCGACGATCGTGCGACCTGGTTCATCCCACTGTCCAACGGCCTTTCTTGGCTACGGTCCCGAGCGGCGATCCGTCCGGGGGAGCGCGTGGTTGTGATGGGTCCTGGCCAGCACGGTCTGGGCACCGCTCTCGCGGCGATGGAGCTCGGCGCCGGACAGGTGATCGTCTGTGGTCTTCCCGGCGACGAGGGGCGACTGGAGCTGGCGGAGCGGTTGGGGGCACAGTCGGTGGTGATCGACGGCGAAGGCCCGTGGCGTGACGGTGTGCTGCAGATGACCGACGGTGGAGCGGACATCGTGGTTGACGTGACGCCCAGGTCCACCCGAGCGGTACGGGACGCCGTGGCACTAGCCGCTGAAGGGGGGAGGGTCGTGCTTGCCGGGGTCAAGCGGGGGCGCCGAGCCGATGGCCTTGACATCGATGCAATCGTGTTCGGGGAACGATCGTTGCTCGGGGTCAACGCGCGAGAGTCGTGGGCCGTGCCAGCAGCTCTCCAGGTGCTTGCGCGAGGTGGACCGGGGCACGAGGTCCTCAGCGGGCCGGTGCTCCCGCTGGAGGACCTCCAGACCGCCTTGGAGTCGCTGGCCGGAGAACACGGTCCACCTCCGGTGCACGCGGTGATCAGACCGGGGGATCGTCGCCGCACGGTCACAGGGTAAGGCGCAGAACCGAGGCCCGACGATCCCTAGAATCGGGCTGGCGAAACTCGCGACTGGAGTGACATGCGGGTCAGGAAGGTGCTCACTCAGGCCTCAAGGGCACTGCGGCGTCGGTCGGCGCTGAGGCTGCCACCGCTCGAGCAGGACCAGTTCGTGCAGGTCACCAGCGCGAAGGAGCGAGTGCTCCCCTATCTCGATGACGCCAACGTGGGGAGCTGGTTCCGTGTCGTGCGCCAGCCGCTGGATGACGGTGTCGTGGCACTCTCGCTTCCCGGCCTGACCCGCCGGCTGTACGGCAACGAGCGTTGGACGCCCACCCGGGACGCATTGCTGTTCAGCGGGATCTCGCCAGAGCTCGACGCCTTCCTGTCCGTCCGCTCAGTGATTCTCCCGCGGGGTCGCCTCGGGACCGAGGTCTGGGTCCACGTCGAGGTGCCCCGCGAACGGGAGGGGGCGCGGTTGATGACCGTCCTCAACGGTGTCGTCGGCCGGGGACTGGCGCTGATCCAGGCGGAGCTCGGAAGCTGAGGCCCTGCCACTTCTCGACGAGAGTGCGAGAGTTTCTGTGGGGGTGGCAGCTATGGCCACGCGTTGCTGGCGGCCGGGCTGCCAGCAACGCGTTGTCGGTTGGTTACAGGAGATGGGACACGGGTTGCAACGAGACCTCGGCCCGCCGCAGACCCCGGCCCACAAGGTCCGCCGCTGCGGTGTGCTGCTGGAGGAGGTGCGGCGCACCGAGGTCGATGGCGAGGTTCAGTCGGCCGCTGCTGTCGCTGCGGCGTCTGGTGACGACGTTCCCGTCGACGGTGACGTCGTAGGGGGTTCCCGGTTCCAGCACGGGCGCCGTGGTGACGTAGGCGGTGCCGGACCCTTCCACGGCGAACGACGTCGGGCCGTGGACCTGCAGGCGGCTGAACTCCAGCGCGACGCGGTCCATCGACACGCGGTAGTCGAATATGTCGTAGCTGCGGTCGATGGTCGTGTGGCTGAACGCCTCGGGGGTCGGTGGGTTGGCGTTGGCGTGGGCCAGCTGCTGCGGCAGCGTCTGGTGGAGGTCGCGTTCCCACATCTCCCAGGTGTGGCCGCCGGGTCCGTAGTCCTCCCAGTGGTGGTCGACGCCGAGCTCGGTCATCCGTTCGTGGACCGAGACCGCCATGGCGTGGACGCCGTACTCGACGACGTCGACGACGTTGCCGTTCTCGTCCCTGCCGTTGCCGGTGATCAACCACGTGTCGACGGTGCCGAGGTTCTCCGCGAGGTCCCAAGGGTTGTGTCCACGCCACCGCACCTCCTCCGTCGCGCGCACGCCCCACGTCGCGTACAGCATCTCGCGATCGAGGAAGCCGAGGTCGATCCCGACCGGGTCGAGGAAGTTGGTGTCGACCCACGGGGAGTAGGCCGCGGTGGAGACGAACAGGTCGGGATGGCGGGCGGCGTAGCTGAAGGAGCCGAATCCGCCCATCGACAGGCCGGCCAGCATCCGGCCGTTGCGCTCGGCCCTGACGTCATAGGTCCGCTCGACCCACGGGATCAGCTCCTCGATGTGGTAGCTGTGCCACTTCGTGCCACCCGGGAGCCCGTGGTTGTAGTGGTCGGAGTAGAACCCCGCCTGGCCCGCGTCCGGCATGACGACGACCACGTCCATGCCGTCGGTGAACGCTTCGGTGTCGGCCTTGTCGGTCCACGACACGTAGGTGTCGATGCCGCCGTGCAGCAGGTACAGGACCGGATAGCTGACCTCGGGGGACCGGGAGTCGTAGCCGCGCGGCAGCAGGACGCGCATCGTCGTCTCCCGTCCGAGCGCCGGGGAGTACACGGTGATCTCGTGGAGCCGCTCGGAGAGCCGCTCCTCCTCCACCACGGTGAGCCCCGCCGCCGCGACGGCTGGTGCCGGCGCGACCGCGGTCGAGGCGAGCGTCGCCATCACCAGCGCGAGCAGGGCAAGCACCGACGCCACACGCGATCGGATCGTGAGGGGTGTTCGCTTCATGGTTGTCATCCTTAGCGGGTGGCCGCGGGTGGTTGGTGGGCGTGGTCCATGTGCGCGGTCAACTCCTGGACCAGGGACAGGTTGGCGGGGGCGCGGTTCACGGTCTCGCCGGGGTCCCGCTCGAGGTCGAACAGCTCCACTTCCCAGGCGTCCTTTGGTACCCGGGCCACGGGTACGACCAGCTGCGGGTTGGTGCCGCCGATGGTGATGTCGATCGATCCGTCCCTGGCGACGCCCGGTGCCCAGCGGAGGCACTTCCACTTGCCCTTGCGGACGGCCTGCACGAACTTGCCGTGTCGGCCGCGGTCGTTGAGGTAGTACTGGGGTGTGGGCGCGCCGGCCTTGAACCGCTCCCAGTACAGGTACTCGTGGGCCTGCTGCTGGCCGCCCGTGAGCAGCGGCTTGACGCTGATGCCGTCACCGGCCCCGGCAGACACGCCGGCGACGTCGGCGATCGTGGCCAGGATGTCGTACCCGGCCCACTGGTGCGCGCTGACGGCGCCCTGCTGCTCGGGAGCGAGCAGTCCCGGGCCCCAGGCGATCATCGGCACGCGGATCCCTCCTTCGTACAGGTTCTGCTTCACCCCTCTGAACGGGCCGTTGGCGTTGAAGTAGATGTCGTCTCCCGCGCTGAAGATGTTCGGCCCGGGAATCGGATCGGTCCCCCCGTAGACGGTCGTCTCGTTGTGGGGTCCGTTGTCGGAGGTGAACAGCACCAGCGTGTTGTCGGCCACGCCCAGCTCGGCCAGCTGGTCTAGGACCATGCCGACGTGGGTGTCGAGGAGGGTCACCATGGCGGCGTGCTTCTTGGTGTCGTTGGCCATCGGCAGGTCGTCGTACTCGGAGAAGTCGGGGACGTGGTTGGGCGTGTGGGGGAGCTGGCTGGACAGCATGAGGAAGAACGGCTGGTCCGCCTCGGCGTTGACGCGCATGAAGTCCAGTGCCCGTCCGACGTAGTCGTCGGGTGTGTACCGGCCCCGCGCCCCGTTGGCGTTCTCGGGGATGTCGACCCGTTCGTTGCCCTCCCACCAGTAGTCGGCCCAGTAGCCGTTGGTCGCGTGGTGGTGGTAGATGAATCCGGTGAACTCGTCGAAGCCGCGTTGCAGGGGATGCGACGGGTCTCCTTCGTCGCCGGGGTGCGCGAAGTAGCGGTCGTCGGGCCCGAACCCCCATTTGCCGTACAGGGCGGTGGCGTATCCGGCGTCGGACAGCAGCTCGGCGATCGTGACGTCGTCAGCGCTGAAACTCTCCTGCTCGAGGCCCTCGTTGAAGCTGTTGTGCCGGATCGTGGCGTGGCCCTGGTGCGTCCCGGTGAGCAGGGAGCACCGTGACGGCGCGCAGATCGGCGCGGCCGTGTAGTAGTCGGTGAAGCGGATGCCCTCCTCGGCCATCCGGTCCAGCCGTGGGGTGCGGATGATGTCTTGGCCGTACGCCCCGATCTCGCCGTAGCCGAGGTCGTCGGCGAGGATCAGCACGATGTTTGGCCGTCCCGAGCCCGTCGGGGTCGTGGCCCGGGCGGCCGTGGTGCGCTGGAGCACGCCAGCGGCGAGACCGGCCGCGGAGGCGTGGAGGAAGCGGCGGCGGCTGAGGGATGAGGGGTGCGTCATGGGGTGACTCCGGTGGCGTTCCACGACAGGGAGGCGCTGCCCCCGTCGGCGAGCTCGACGTTCAGGTGGAGACGGCCGTTGTCGTCCGTCGTGGTGGTGATGGTGTCGGTGGTTTGTGCGGCGGGCGGTCCCAGCGGGCCGTCGATGGTGGTTGTGATGGTGACCTCGTGCGGTTCGCTGGCCGTCAGGCCGTCGGGGGGAGTGGTGATGGTCACCGTGCCGCTGCCCTCCACGGCCAGGCCGCTGGTGCGGTCGACGTCGGCCAGCTGGAGGAACTCCACGTCCGTCCGGTCCACCGAGACGTCCCACCCGAACACGTCGAACGCCGGTTCGGTGGAGCGGTACTGGAACGGCTCGACCTGCTCGGCAACCGCCGTCCCGTCGAACACGGCCTGCATCTGTGGCCACGCGTGCTCCTGGAAGCTCTCGTGCCAAACGTAGAAGTTGTGCGCCCGTTGCGGCTCGCGCAGGTAGGTGTGGGGCACCCCGGCGGCGGTGAGCGCCTGGTCGTACTCCTCGTTGGTGAGCCAGACGGCCTCCTCGACGAGGAGGTCCCCAGGGTCGTTGTCCCTCGTTCCCGGACCGCCGGGAATTCCCATGCCGGTGCGGAACCACACCCGGGTGTTGTGCAGGTTGTCGATCAGCGCCATGGGGTTGTGGCCTTGGATCCGGGCCGGCTCCCTGACCGGGTCGCCCCAGATGTTGGGGAAGGCCCCCGAGATCGGTCGGCTGTCGAGCAGGCCGGAGAAGGCGAACGCGCCGGCGAACAGGTCGGGGTGGCGGGCGGCGTAGCTCATCGTGCCGAAGCCACCCATGGACTGCCCGGCCACGACCCGGCCGTTGCGGTCGGTCCGCACCCGCAGGTTGGCCTCGACCCAGGGGAGCAGCTGGGCGATGTGGAAGGTCTCCCACCGCGGTGAGCCGTACTCGCCGCCGTTGTACCAGTCGGAGTACCACCCGGGGTTGGCCTCGCTGCCCCCGTCCGGCATGACGATGATCACGTCCTTGTCGCGGGCCCAGTCCTCCAGCGACGTGGGCCAGCCGTGCTCGCGGTCGGTCCACACGAAGTGCCGGCCACCCGCGCCGTGGATCAGGAGCACCATCGGGTACACGACGTCGCCGTCGGGGTCGTAGTCCTCGGGGACAAGCACGCGGACGTGCTGTTGGGGCAGGACCGTGGACACCTCGTCGCTGTCGAAGACGAACTCCACCAGCGTGTCGCTCAGCCACGTTTCCGACACCGCCTCCAGGGGCGGCGCGTCCGCATCCGGCGCGACGGGATCCACACGCGCGGCAACCGCCGACGAGCCCCCCTGTAGCAGGCCGAGGCAGAGAAGGATGGCTAACCAGGCCCTGTTGCGCATTCGAGTCTCCCAGCTGTTGTTTACACTATCTGGTCGTTGTGTAAGCTTTCGGCGCCGGTGGCGGATCTCCTGCATCCTCGACACAAAAAGTTTTCTGAGGGCACAAAAGGGGTGGCCGCGGCAGCGCGCATTGCCAGTCCGGGCGTCCCCGTAGGATCAACGGGGTGACGGACATACGGCGAGAGCTGTTAGCGGCGGCGGGACGACAGGTGGGCGTCACCGGCCTGCGGGGCTTGACGGTGGCCGGCGTCGCCACCGAAGCCGGGGTGTCGCGGCCGACCGTCTACAAGCACCTGGGGGACAGCGACGCGATCGCCGGCGCCCTGATCGCGTGGGAAGCCGACCGCTTCTTCGCCGCCATCCGCCCCCTGATGGAAACCGAGGAGCCCCTCGCGACACGCCTCACCGCGGCATTGACGTTCACCGCCGACTACGCCAGGGACAACACCGTCTTCCAAGGGCTGCTCCAGCGCGAGCCGGGCGCCACCCTCCCTCTCCTGACGACCCATGCCGAGCCGTTGATCCGACGCGCCATGTCACGTCTGCTGCCATTCCTGGTCGATCTCCACGCGACGGCGGCCGACCGCGCCGACATCATGGCCGAATGGGCGGTTCGGGCCGGCCTGTCGCTGGCACTTACTCCCCCCCTTCACGACAACGCGGCCACCCGGGCGGTCCTGCAGGGGATCGCGGACTCACTCGTCAAAGGGCTCACGATCGCCGCCGACGGGACCGGGCCGCCCTAAGCCTGAATCCACCGACGGGTGATCTGGCGGCGGGATTGTGTCGGTGGCCACCCGGGCATGGCGTGAGCGCGGCGTTCAGCCGGTCTCGCCAGGCATGCGACTGGGTCCCCCGCACGACCACCATTTCACTGGACGGAATCCCGCCGTTGATCGCTGATGGCGAAGAACCGAATCTGGGTCTGCCACCCGACCAAGGAGACCTGAATGCCGAAGACCGCGACGCTCTGGAACGAGACCGTTGGATGCGAGGTTCGCTATCGTGACGCCGGCGGTGTCCGGACGCGCACTCTGGAGACCGGTGACGGTCCGGTGCTGTTTCTTCTTCATGGGACGGGTGGACATGTGGAGGCCTTCGCCCGCAACATGCATCGACTCGGCCAGCACTTCCACGTCGTCTCTGTCGACATGATCGGGCACGGACTGACCGCCAAGCCCGACATCCCGTATGTCATCACTGACTACACCACGCACCTCCGAAACCTGATGGACGGTATGGGCGTCCAGACTGCGCACTTCCTGGGCGAATCACTTGGGGGTTGGGTGGCGTCATGGCTGGCACTGGAGTCCCCGGAGCGGATCGACAAGCTGATCAACTGCACCGGTGGCGTCTTCCGCTGGCCCGAGGGGGAGGACCCTCAAGAGGCAGAGGAGCGGCGCAACATGGTCAGCAAGAGCCAATCGTTGAAGGAGTTGACGCGGGAGAACGTCCGCAAGCGGCTCGAACTGCTGTTCCACGATCCCAACGACTGCACCGACGAGCTCGTCGACCTCCGGCTATGGCTGTACGAGCGCCCTGAGATGAAGGAGGTCGTGGCACGACTGCACCACATGCTCCCCTACGATTCACCAGCGCGTGCGGAGTACAGCCTCACCGAGGAACGTCTCAAGGCGATCAGCGTGCCCACGTTGTACCTGTGGGGCGAGTACAACCCAGGGTCCTCGGTTCGGAGCGCGGCCAGAGCGGCCGAGCTGACTCCTGACGCCAGCCTCGTCGTGATCGATGACACAGCCCACTGGCCGCAGTGGGAGGACCCGGAGCCGTTCGATCAGGCGGTGCTTGACTTCTTGATTCCGGGCTAACGCGTCCGGGGGCTGCAACCGCGCAGGTGTCCACGCCACCTGCGTATTCTCCTCGATACCTAGGTGTAGTTCCCCGACAGGTTGTAGACAGCATGAGAGCCTCCCCAACTGTCAGGTTCTAAGTAACGGTAAGGGAGGCCCTCGTGCAACATCGTAGTCATCGTCGAGCCCGTTTGACCATTGAGGGCCGTCGCTTGCTGGTCCATCGGGTCGAGGAGCTGGGCTGGCCAGCCGCCAGGGCTGCCGAAGCGATGGGTGTTTCGCGGGCTACCGCCTACAAATGGCTGCGGCGATTCCGGGAGGAAGGCGATGCCGGTCTTGCCGATCGGTCCTCGCGTCCCCACCACCTGGCCAACCGCATCGATGTGGGCCGCGAGATCGCCATCGTCCGGTGCCGCCGGCAGACCCTGCAGGGCCCCCATCGCATCGGCTGGGAACTGGGAGAGGCCCCATCGACGGTCAACCGGGTCCTGCGCCGCAACGACCAGCCCCGACTGGCCGATATCGGGCTCTTCGCCATGAAGCGTGGTTCGGCCGGTGATGGTTCACCCGTGACGGGCTGAAGCCTCCCGAGACTTGCAGCTGTTCGACGGCAGCAAGTTCAACAGGAGGCTTCAGGTGACGCAGGCTAACGCTGCCGCGGCCGCGATGCTGGGGATGCCCGGCTTCGTGGTGCTCGCGGTGACCGAGATCCACGGGGAGATCGAGACCACGGTGCAGACCGACCCTGGCCTGGTGGGTTGCGGCGACTGTGGGGTGCGAGCGATCGGGCACGGCCGCCGCGAGGTCGTGGTGCGTGACGTGCCGGTGTGTGGCCGCCGCGGCCGCGTCCGCTGGTCCAAGCGGATCTGGGGCGGTGCCCCGAGGCGGCCTGCCCGACCGCGACCTGGACCGAAGCGCACGGTGCGATCCCGTCGCGGGCGTCGATGACGGTCCGGGCGGCGGTGTGGGCCTGCCGACGGGTCGGCCGGGACAACGAGACGGTCGCGGCGGTCGCCCGTGATCTGGGGTGTGGCTGGCACACCGTCATGCGGGCCGTCCGCGAGCATGGCCAACCGCTGGTCGACGACCCCGCCCGGCTGGACGGTGTCCGCCAGCTGGGGGTGGATGAGACCGCGTTCCTGCGGGCCCGTCGGGTGCGGCACACCAGCTACGTCTCCGGCATGGTCGACACCGCCACCGGCCGGCTGCTGGACGTGGTGCAGGGCCGCACCGCCGCCGCGCTGGGCGACTGGCTCGAGGAGCGGCCCGACGACTGGAAGGCCGCGATCGGCGTGGTCGCGCTGGACCCCCACCGCGGCTACGCCAACGCCATCGGGCAGCACCTCGGGCACGCCACGTTGGTGGTGGACCGCTTCCACGCCATCCGGCTGGCCAACCGTGCCGTGGACGACGTCCGCCGCCGGGTCCAGCAGGAGACCACCGGCCACCGTGGCCGCAAGCACGATCCGCTGTACCGGATCCGCCGCACCCTGCTGCAGATCGCTGACACCCTCGTGGATCTGCAGTGGACCCGGCTGGAAGCCGCCTGGGACTTCGCCGATCCCGACGGGAGGTCTATGACGCCTGGGCGGTCAAGGAACTGGCCCATGACGTCTACAACGCCCCGACGTTGCATGACGCCCGCGAGGCGCTGGCCGACCGTACCAGTGGGCCGCCGACAGTGGTGTGCCCGAAGCCGTCCGACTGGCCGGCACCTACTGCCGCTGGGAGGGCCGAGATCTTGGCGTTCCACACCACCGGCGGCGCCTCCAACGGCCCCACCGAGGCCTGCAACCTGATCATCAAGAAGGTCCTCCGCGTCGGCCATGGGTTCCGAAACTTCGACAACTACAGGCTGCGCCTGCTGTTGCACTGCGGCGTGGACTGGCACGATGACCCGGCTGCACGCCTCAGGAAGCGTCAACCACGCTTAGCGGCGTAGACCCCGAT
The nucleotide sequence above comes from Euzebya pacifica. Encoded proteins:
- a CDS encoding TetR/AcrR family transcriptional regulator, which translates into the protein MTDIRRELLAAAGRQVGVTGLRGLTVAGVATEAGVSRPTVYKHLGDSDAIAGALIAWEADRFFAAIRPLMETEEPLATRLTAALTFTADYARDNTVFQGLLQREPGATLPLLTTHAEPLIRRAMSRLLPFLVDLHATAADRADIMAEWAVRAGLSLALTPPLHDNAATRAVLQGIADSLVKGLTIAADGTGPP
- a CDS encoding arylsulfatase, giving the protein MTHPSSLSRRRFLHASAAGLAAGVLQRTTAARATTPTGSGRPNIVLILADDLGYGEIGAYGQDIIRTPRLDRMAEEGIRFTDYYTAAPICAPSRCSLLTGTHQGHATIRHNSFNEGLEQESFSADDVTIAELLSDAGYATALYGKWGFGPDDRYFAHPGDEGDPSHPLQRGFDEFTGFIYHHHATNGYWADYWWEGNERVDIPENANGARGRYTPDDYVGRALDFMRVNAEADQPFFLMLSSQLPHTPNHVPDFSEYDDLPMANDTKKHAAMVTLLDTHVGMVLDQLAELGVADNTLVLFTSDNGPHNETTVYGGTDPIPGPNIFSAGDDIYFNANGPFRGVKQNLYEGGIRVPMIAWGPGLLAPEQQGAVSAHQWAGYDILATIADVAGVSAGAGDGISVKPLLTGGQQQAHEYLYWERFKAGAPTPQYYLNDRGRHGKFVQAVRKGKWKCLRWAPGVARDGSIDITIGGTNPQLVVPVARVPKDAWEVELFDLERDPGETVNRAPANLSLVQELTAHMDHAHQPPAATR
- a CDS encoding transposase, whose amino-acid sequence is MDPAGSRLGLRRSRREVYDAWAVKELAHDVYNAPTLHDAREALADRTSGPPTVVCPKPSDWPAPTAAGRAEILAFHTTGGASNGPTEACNLIIKKVLRVGHGFRNFDNYRLRLLLHCGVDWHDDPAARLRKRQPRLAA
- a CDS encoding alpha/beta fold hydrolase, with the translated sequence MPKTATLWNETVGCEVRYRDAGGVRTRTLETGDGPVLFLLHGTGGHVEAFARNMHRLGQHFHVVSVDMIGHGLTAKPDIPYVITDYTTHLRNLMDGMGVQTAHFLGESLGGWVASWLALESPERIDKLINCTGGVFRWPEGEDPQEAEERRNMVSKSQSLKELTRENVRKRLELLFHDPNDCTDELVDLRLWLYERPEMKEVVARLHHMLPYDSPARAEYSLTEERLKAISVPTLYLWGEYNPGSSVRSAARAAELTPDASLVVIDDTAHWPQWEDPEPFDQAVLDFLIPG
- a CDS encoding transposase family protein, coding for MQLFDGSKFNRRLQVTQANAAAAAMLGMPGFVVLAVTEIHGEIETTVQTDPGLVGCGDCGVRAIGHGRREVVVRDVPVCGRRGRVRWSKRIWGGAPRRPARPRPGPKRTVRSRRGRR
- a CDS encoding leucine zipper domain-containing protein → MQHRSHRRARLTIEGRRLLVHRVEELGWPAARAAEAMGVSRATAYKWLRRFREEGDAGLADRSSRPHHLANRIDVGREIAIVRCRRQTLQGPHRIGWELGEAPSTVNRVLRRNDQPRLADIGLFAMKRGSAGDGSPVTG
- a CDS encoding alpha/beta hydrolase; the protein is MKRTPLTIRSRVASVLALLALVMATLASTAVAPAPAVAAAGLTVVEEERLSERLHEITVYSPALGRETTMRVLLPRGYDSRSPEVSYPVLYLLHGGIDTYVSWTDKADTEAFTDGMDVVVVMPDAGQAGFYSDHYNHGLPGGTKWHSYHIEELIPWVERTYDVRAERNGRMLAGLSMGGFGSFSYAARHPDLFVSTAAYSPWVDTNFLDPVGIDLGFLDREMLYATWGVRATEEVRWRGHNPWDLAENLGTVDTWLITGNGRDENGNVVDVVEYGVHAMAVSVHERMTELGVDHHWEDYGPGGHTWEMWERDLHQTLPQQLAHANANPPTPEAFSHTTIDRSYDIFDYRVSMDRVALEFSRLQVHGPTSFAVEGSGTAYVTTAPVLEPGTPYDVTVDGNVVTRRRSDSSGRLNLAIDLGAPHLLQQHTAAADLVGRGLRRAEVSLQPVSHLL
- a CDS encoding alpha/beta hydrolase; translated protein: MDPVAPDADAPPLEAVSETWLSDTLVEFVFDSDEVSTVLPQQHVRVLVPEDYDPDGDVVYPMVLLIHGAGGRHFVWTDREHGWPTSLEDWARDKDVIIVMPDGGSEANPGWYSDWYNGGEYGSPRWETFHIAQLLPWVEANLRVRTDRNGRVVAGQSMGGFGTMSYAARHPDLFAGAFAFSGLLDSRPISGAFPNIWGDPVREPARIQGHNPMALIDNLHNTRVWFRTGMGIPGGPGTRDNDPGDLLVEEAVWLTNEEYDQALTAAGVPHTYLREPQRAHNFYVWHESFQEHAWPQMQAVFDGTAVAEQVEPFQYRSTEPAFDVFGWDVSVDRTDVEFLQLADVDRTSGLAVEGSGTVTITTPPDGLTASEPHEVTITTTIDGPLGPPAAQTTDTITTTTDDNGRLHLNVELADGGSASLSWNATGVTP
- a CDS encoding zinc-dependent alcohol dehydrogenase, which produces MTAANYRVAVFDGPGEVVMRTLRRPDINEDEVLLETTACGVCGSDLALFAGEKRTAVFPLVAGHEIVGRVIEIGEAAAIRRGLTVGDRVVLEESIPCGTCASCQDGRHRLCGNGRRFGGTALSQGGAHLGGYAELVLVPSRAMTHQVPATLGDDRATWFIPLSNGLSWLRSRAAIRPGERVVVMGPGQHGLGTALAAMELGAGQVIVCGLPGDEGRLELAERLGAQSVVIDGEGPWRDGVLQMTDGGADIVVDVTPRSTRAVRDAVALAAEGGRVVLAGVKRGRRADGLDIDAIVFGERSLLGVNARESWAVPAALQVLARGGPGHEVLSGPVLPLEDLQTALESLAGEHGPPPVHAVIRPGDRRRTVTG